cttggtagtgggtcaagaggcggATTACCTcagacgaaagggtaaatcacgactcacagtgaaagtgtacaacctctgtagagtgtaaaactggtatatcagtcgtgctcacggtcacgagcagccttgaaacatttatggaatagatgatgaacacagatgatactaatgatgaagatgctcactaatgattactatttatgctattcattattcatgtttacttgatcatgtgtttatatgggcttgtgataaacttgtgctactcctatgctaaaattgtgaccattaaaagctaatcgcagttaaccaatgtcagccttttgagcctcatgaaccacatgttatatttgttgagtacgacatgtacttatgcttgctttactttttaaatctttgaaaaaattccggatgggtaccagattgctagagtttggaggaattaggcttgtgatcaacaggtcagttgtccttgtggaattggagtcttcacccgaagatcggagttgtctttccgctgtttgctatctaaagtTATGTCCGTTGTACTAAGTATGTTacatattaagcattgtctatcgatattacctttatttgtagctatatgtgatatttaacttctaggctcatatatggtgtgtatctaattttatccttaaaaccgggtgctacagataGAGATACGACCTAAACTAAAGTTGCAGGGTACTCGATGAGATATAGAACTTTTCTTTCAAACTTTTTTCATTTTAACTGTTTAGGGTCATAAATATTCACTAAAGCTAATAAAAAAGAAAGAACCATTCAATTAGTTATTACAAGTGACGGTGCAGCGTAGTGGTAGCTGATTTTCATAGGACTTTGATTATTCCTGGTTATTTCATGCGCATGAAAATTATGTGACTCTCCTGAGATACTTTTTTTCTATATATGTCCTTTGGATCGTCAGCCTGGTGGTTGTCATATTTCTTTGACACCATGAAAACTTGACTGTCTTTGTTTCTTTGGAGGCTAAATCCCAAGAAAATCATTCGTGACGGTCAGCCTATAAGATAATTGTATTTCTCTTACTCTCTACTAGATAATTGTATTTCTCTTACTCTCTACTTTTAAGGGTCCTTTCTTAAGGATTGGCCGTCAGGAATGATTTCTTTTATGGTTTTAATGGCTTGCTTGAGGATTTTTTTCCCAGTAATGTTTGAAACTCTTTTGGACCGCTATGTTGAAGCCTGATCGCCTTCGCTCTATGACGCCTCCTCATCGCTCTTAGGTGCacaatatttttttaataattgATCACGCTCTAGTTTTTCTAAATGTGAGCTCCAAACCACTCAAAGGGGAAAGAAAATGCGAGCTCCACATTGAGAGATGTAGGTAACCTTGACACCATGAGTGAGCATGTTTGATAGATCTCGATCGGTGAAGAAGACTGACAGGTCATTAGAAGCAATAGGCAACATTATTTGAAACCGATAGAACGATGCTTTTTTGTTTGGAGCTAAAGTCATGTTGGTGGCTTGTCTGTTCTGACAATTGATCGATGATATCTCAAATTGAATGGACACGATCCATGACAGTGAAGTGCCGATAGGGATGTTCTTAAAGGGGTCCCTTTCTTCAAAAAACGTGCTGATTTGGGTTATATTTGCTTGTGCACATGTTTCACATTGAGAAATTATATAGTTTTTCATAAAGGAATCTTTATTTCAACATGAAAATATTGTTCCTGCATCTGATTTAACACATCGCCGATAcgaagaagacaaaaaaaaaagatgagacggcctctttggcacggcttatgccggcttcggcttcatctttTTTACGCAAATCAAggtactgtagcgtgaagccgttttgtaagccgaggttaaaatgaactagaagccgagaaaagccagtttttctggcttcaccggctttagcttcaccggtgaagccgttttgaatgagccgtgccaaagggagCTTCAGTGTACTCTAACCAACCGACTACTCAACATACAGTTCTTCAGGCCATCAAACCTAAAAATCAACTATAGAGAATGCTTAACACGCACTGGTACAGAACTGACTTTCACTATTGGTCCAACCGGTAGTGATAATCCTTCACTGCCGATTCTTAAgttgaaaatttaaaaataattGGGGGACCTAAAGCACTAACAGTGAAGGTCTTTATCACTGTCGGCTTAAGCCACGAACCGGCAGTGgcatatcactgtcagtttaagCCATGAGGCGACAGTGATACTTAGACTAAGACTGTCAGTTGGTGGCTCAAATTGGCAGTGTTATGTCATTGACGGTTCGTGACTTGAGCGGACAGTGATGTTGAGCCCATCATTGCAAGTTTTCTTTCTTACCTGACAGTATTCTTTTTGAGATCCACCAAATGTTGGCAGCATTGATTGAAGGTCTCCACCGTTGCTCCCACCTACCACCGCTACTCCCACCAACCACTGCTGCTCCTGCTGATAAAATCAGCGTCCAGATGCCTCTCCACGACCAAGCCAAGgctcatcagcctgttcgcttactcgtaaacgatcgtaaatttctagccgggaacagtgtttttctctcacaccaaaccagccaacagtaaataatccacgatacgatacggcctcccgaacaggctgcatattGTGAAGGACCCAACTAGGCGACCGAAGGGTTTGAATGAAAGTCGATTTCAATTTTCTTTCAAATGCGGCCGTTATCCCAAAATCTACCCCAAAGCAAAAAAGATACTCAGAAGTTCACTCTAGCCAACTAGTAACTAATTGAACTTAGAGTAACACTCAGAACACAGCAAAGCAGAAGGGAAAAGAAACTAGTCACACCGGACTTGTCCGAGCGCTGCACCAGACCTGTCTAGTATCACCGCAGAGGACTAGCGAAaattaccggacatgtccagtttGAACAGGACAGCACTTgggagaaaaataaaaaaccctATCTAACaatatcaaaaaattatgaaattgtctTTGGGAGTAAAATTAATTGTCTAATCCTATCCACTAATCTTATAGTGGACAGATGAGACTATTCCCAAAGGACATACCCTTTAGAAATAAAACTAGGAGGCTCGTTGATGAGATCAACGAAAGGGTTAATGTTGTGAGACACCGTTTCATAACAATTGGTACACAGCTCCGGTGAGGAACTCTGGCTGCCAAGAGCCCAGACGCTACGATGTTTCCGCTTTCCGAAGATCCAAAAGCACAACACGTTAAACCGCAGATTCAAACAGCCGTCCGCATATCTAGCCaatcaccatgttcgcttgttggtttcagccaggcttattcaagcggccaacaatgttttcctctcacaacaaaccagcaccagccagcccaaaccagcccaaaaaccaaccagcgaacacgccaaATAACTGATTGCAACCGAAATGAATGCGATAACTTCGAAGCTCAATAAAACGCTAGAGCGACCACAGACATGCTTGTCAAATCCAGGGGAACAATACCAGTCCACACGGACCTAGTGCCAACTAGCGGCAACACAAAGCAATGGAAACTAATTCGACCACTACCACCCTACTAATATAAGGAAAAAGAAGTGAGGGGAGAGCAAATCAGCTACAATAATGGCACGGCACAGCTTCGACAGCATAGATCATCTAAACAATGGGCTGGAACAACATGACCTCTTCGAAGATTACTGTCCCTCACCAGCATCGCCTTTCGAGGCTTCTTTGCCCTCATCAGCACCATCCTCCTGCACATACCAGATACAAATTTTTAGCACCGGATAAGAGTAGACAGGCAACAGAATAAAGGTTAGGTTTATTTTGGGAGAAGAAAATACCGTGAGGTCAGAGGTCCAAAGGGTCAAGTTGTCCCTTAGGAGCTGCATGATCAGAGTGCTATCTTTGTATGACTCCTCCCCAAGGGTGTCTAACTCAGAGATAGCTTCATCAAACGCCTGCAAAGATTACCCAATCATTATCAATTATCAAAGTTCCAATGGCATGAGGACTAAGGCACAATATAAAAGTTAAATGATCAGGCAACCAACTCGAATGCCTCCCAGTTACCACAAATTAATTTTAGATACTCAAACCGTAAAACACATGGCATCATTATCGCCTTGATAATGTAGGTGCCAGATTTACAAGTATCACCACAATCCAATAGAACATGAAGAATCCTTTTAACGAGGTTCTTAAGAACAAGCAAGAGTCTAGCAATAACAGGGCAGAATGGCACAAAACTACTAGAAGCAAGCCTGTATAGATATGTGCAAACATGGAGAATCAGCAGCTCATCATATCAGTGGTAGCATTACTAATCATAAACCATCATCATATCAGAGGTAATCAGAAACTATCTGATCTCATACACAGGGATCAAGATATCTAGTAATCAAATAGCAATGTGAACCTATAAGGGCAAAAGTTCGTATGAGAAGCAATAAAAGCTCCTGATATACTGAACAATTTAGGACAAGGATCCTGTATTTTACAGTTAAAAGGCACTAGATATTCTTTTTCTGCCCAAGCTCAAATGCGCAAACAACCCTCACCCTCATAAACACACTATAAAATGAATGTATGTAGTAGAAAAGTAGATGTGATTCCAACCTGCTTTGCAAGGTTGCAAGCTTTGTCTGGGGAGTTCAGAATCTCATAATAGAACACTGAGAAGTTAAGAGCAAGCCCAAGCCTTATCGGATGGGTAGGTGCCAGCTCAGCCAGAGCAATGTCCTACACAATACATAGCAGAATAAAATTTCATAAGAAAACAGTGTAAAGACTAACAGTAAGCATTCAAAGAAATGAACTTGTCATCTATATGATATGAATATTGACAGTTGTCATATTATCAGAGCAGAAAAAATGAACAAACCTGAGCAGCCTTGTAGGCTACCATTGTGCTCTCAGCAGATTCCTTCCTCTCAGCACCAGTCTTAAATTCCGCAAGATACCTGCCATAGTTAAGAAGAACAGGAAGGTTAATAAATCTGATTGGTTTCTTCAGCTTATACAGATATGATTGCACATCGTAATATTGCATTGCACCCTTCCCAACCTGTGATAGTCACCCTTCATCTTGAGGTAGAAGACCTTTGATTCGGCAGCAGTAGAAGAAGGAACTAGGTGGGAGTCAAGCAGCTTCAGGATGCCATCACAGATGTTGCTCAGTTCAGCCTCAATCTTCCCACGGTATTCCTTGATAAGGTTCACATGCTCTTCGTTCTTACGGGACTCCTCCTTCTGTTCAATGGAAGAGACAATGCGCCATGAAGCACGGCGAGCCCCAATGACATTCTTGTATGCAACAGACAGGAGGTTACGCTCCTCAACAGTGAGCTCTTCAACATCTACAGTCTTGGCCACCTTCTCCATATACTCAACCATCTCCTCGTACCTTTCGGCCTGCTCAGCCAGCTTGGCCATGTAAACATTCTCCTCCCTCGACATGTTGATAAAAGAACAAACTTACTGCAACAAAAGGGAACTGATAAGCCATTGCCTAAAAAGGTACAAAATGTCAACTAAAATGATTACATGGGAAAGGTAATGGCTGGCCACTAAACTCAACTTAAGCCATTAAACCCCCTCATGTTTGCTAAGAACAAGCTTATTAACAACATTTCTGAGAAATACGAAAGGGTCATAAAAACCCCCGAAACAGTAATGCAGCCACAACAAGAAGCACCATCTAATCGAACACTAGCTTACAGCACCCACGTTCAGGTTCAAAAATTGAAACAGCAGACCCCACACAATGCAGCTAATATGATATGTTCATTCTGTAGTGATCCCCAAATCCATCAAATTAAGAAATCAGATAGAACTAACCTATTTAAACTACTGCCTAGCAGATCACTGAAAAGGACCAACCGGATCTATCCTTGACAAGGTTATCTTATTTAATTCAACAGCAACTCATCATCATTCAAAACCCCAGATCAACAGGTTACCCAACCATAAATCCTTAAACAGGTGAAACATGACCCAAAATCCGACACACCTAACAGTACACAAATCGAGAAATAACATCCAACGCCTAGCAACAAGAGAACGAACTACCCTTTAATACACTAACCGTGAAGGCACGCGTACATCCGGATCCAATATCTGAACACGCTACTTCACTCCAGGAATTCCACATTCAACCATCCGTGTccccgctccaaagcctccaacagatAACAGGCACGGTTGCTAACCCCAAAAGGGGAACGGAAACCCAAAAGGTGCTCAGCAGTCAGCCCTCGCACCAAACTACTCCCAAATCAGGCGGATCCACGCGCCCCGTGCGCTCGAAGCCTCAGATCTCGCGGATCGAGCTCGAAGAAAGCCACACAGCGGCACCCCGAGACAAAGCGGATCTAGATGCGTCGCAGACCACCACCCGGGAAAAAAAAATCGGAAGAACAAAAAGGGCTGAGGAAACTCGCACCGCTCCCGCATCTCCCGTACCACGAACCATGCAACACGCAACTAGATCAAGCAGGACAGCAGCACTCTTGACAGCACGCAAGATTAATTTCTCtaatcaaaaaaataaaagaagctGGGTAAATCGGGAACCCTAACCTCCTGGCGCGGGGCTGGCTCCTGTGTGCGGCGGAACGGTTGTGGTGGGCGGACAGGGCGAAGCAGCGTGGGACCTTTTATAGCGGGACGCGAGCGCGAGGCTACGGTCAGCGAGCCAATGGCGCGGCGCCACGGCGACTGCGGGGAGCCCACACCGACAACCCTCGCGCATGGCATGGGTGGGCTGCGAGTGCCTCTGACACGCGGGCGCGGCGCGCTAGTAGGACCCTTATGTCATTAGGAGCGGGAAAGATGATCCGGTGTGGTGGGCTCGGTGTACGTGGTCGGTGCGAGTATCCCCATGCGAACCTCTCCCTCGGGCTCCGCGAGTTGGCAAAAAGTCGAGCCCGTGggtatgacatgtgggtccggcctTGTTGCGAACGATAGGTCATTTTTCTAACCTAAGGAAATGTCCGGTTTAGGAAGTGGAAACATAGTGTATTGTTGAAAATTAGTTTATGCTAATGCTTATGCAGATACGTTGGTAGTTTcgaataagttcaagcgaatatataggtgttcgcttattggtttcagtcAGAGCTTATCagctagtatttttctctcacaacaaaccagcaccagccgaactTATCAGCCCAGCAAACAGGCTCACATTATGTTTTGCAGAAAAGGCTTGTGATTCATCGGGTAATCAAATGATTATTAGTTCCTGATCCGACGGGGCATCTCAGCACTTGAGCAACATGCACAGCTGGATCAGCTTCACCTGCACATGGTGCTGCACAGGAAAAGTTGTTCCAActacttaggccccgtttagatacaagctaaaaaccaaaaattttcaagatttctcgtcacatcaaattttgcggcacatgcatggagtactaaatgtagatgaaaaaaaaactaattacacagttagccgagaaattgtgagacgaatcttttaagcctaaatagtccataattggacaatttttgccaaataaaaacgaaagtgctacagtagcccaaagccAAAacttttcggaactaaacggaggcttattgtatatatataaccCTTATTTCTATTTCAAAGGAAAAGGCCGGAGATCATGCAGATAGcaatccttttttttcttttaaaagtACAATTATGTTTTCGGTTGCGGGAAGCCTGAATTTGGACATCGGAAAACAGACAGCCTCCCAATTTAGACGCTCCCAAATAAACGGAAAACGAAATCGTCTCTGATAATAATAGAATAATAAAAAGGATGGCGCCGTACAAGTTTTTGTCAAAGAAACAACGCGCTTCCCGCTGGCAAGTTGCAGCAGCCCACCATCCACCAGCCAACGCTGGTTCCATCTCGGGCGCACAAAGGGATGGCATCTCGCCGAAGCAATCCGGAGAGTGATGGATGCAAATCCAGATGTGGCACGTCTTTGACAGCGTTCGTACGGCAAAGATACGGGATCAGCCGGTGCATGCCACCATACATATCATACAGTATCATTACAGCATTGATTCGTGCGATAATTCGAGCATGCAGCTAGAGCTGGTTGGTGTCCAGTGTCAACACTCAAAACAGCCTGCCGGCAAACTCAGAGCAACATGGAAAGCAAAGAAGCTGTACATACCGTGCTGGTAATAAATTGATAATGACTCGATATATAGCAATATAAGGTGCATCATCTTTGACCAAGTGCGGAAGAAAGTGCATCGGGTTTTGTTTCAGATAATTGTATGTTCTGACGGCTAACTTTTGGCTAGGAAAGCacaaggaatttgtgagaggaaccACAGCGGCGTATATGGAGAATACAAGAATTTTTCTAGACCATGCTAAACTGCAGGTACATCTTGGTGTGGAAGACCATACCTCAGAAGTTGAATATACGGAGAGAATACAAGATTTTTTCTAGACCATGCTGAATAAGAAGATTCAGCAAATAACATGCTCAACTGCAGACGGCACAGGAGGTGTGTAAGGCCATACCTCATAGCTCTGAATAATTCCAGGACGTTTCTAAATCGACTGGCATTAATTTAAGAATAGAGGCCTACAAGGTTCCATCAGAGAAATTGAATTACAAACCAGGAAACAGCTAATCATCATTGCCAATAATCCTTCTCTTTATATCATCGATAAGCTCGGTCAATTCTTTCCGATTTTCCTGCCAGAAAAAAAAAGTCAGAACCAAAACCTGGATATTATCTTCTAAATGTACAAAATCAGTATTTCTCTGTGTTACAGATCATTGCGCCAGGGCATATTCAACGTAAATTATTTGTATTTTAAATGCTCTGTGAATTTCCTTCAGATTAAACAAAATGCAAAGGACACTGCATCTAACTCTGACAAAGCACACTAGCCAGCTGTTTGAGTATCTGCTAGGCTTGTCAGGCCTTGACAGTGGACAACTTGATCTGTGCAAGCTCTTAATATCAAGCTGCGCATCTTCCACGGTTCTGCCAACAGCCTTTTAGGTGTGCAAAGCAAAGGGACGACTTGAACTTGAGAAACTCGTGTTGAATAGTGGAAAAGAAGTCTCACAGCCAACCTACATGGTTTTAACTTTTAAGATTACCTGAAAAAGCAGGTATCGGTACACAAACCATCCAGAGTAGCTGAGCCCCACTAGCTCCAGTAAGCCTGGGAGCTACATATCATGGCAGGGgaacaaaaaaataataaaataagtaAATGACAATATGAATAGCATCATGGTCTTagagaacaaacaaacacaagtAAGTGGAAGTAGCAAGATAAGCTAGCTATATACCAATGGGACAGAGTCGAGAGATTTGACTACAACCAAGGATATCCAGACAGTGAGGATTGCTCCAGCACCATACAAGGCAAGAGAGGACTTATTCTCCGTTGCATCCCACTGTAGTAGGCATCATAGTAAGTTTTTGTACCAAGAGTCTAAGACTATTAGCATATAGGTATATAACTTCATAAGTAACCTTATCTCTGAGTTCAGAAAGGAGCTCGTCATCCTCATCAAAATTATTCTCTTTTGAAAATCGTGTAGCTGTTAATTGGAGTTGAGAAATCTTCATGGAATCTGCTGACAAAGAATGACATTTTGTTAGACTGGTTTTACTAACAACCAAATTCTGTTTAGATAACTTTGCCAGTTACATAGCAGACATTGAAGCCATGTATTTCTTTGGAGGGGCTAAACGATTGGAACCTTTTTCTTCAAACAAAAGAAAAAGATGCCCCTGGCTTCCTAAAGAAACTTTTTTTTCAACGTTTGCTAACAATAACAGGTATACTTTACCAAATCGCAATTATGAATTATAACAGGCTGCACAAACTCAAGAAGTTAGCTATGGTTATCTTGTCCCAAGAATATGCCAGTTTTTAATGAAAAGGGAAAATAGACAGATCTTGTCAGGCAGTGGCAAATCCATTGTCTTGGAACCTGTCCCCTTTACAGGTAATAATGATTTATGAAGATCCTAAGCAAGAAAATTGGTGACAAACCACCTTTTTGCACAAACAAAAAATATCAACCAAAAACTTGGAGTTTGGATTGTATTTTGTGTGGAACTTGTAGAGCAGAAAAAAGAATAACTGTTTAGGGAAACTTGTTAGCCAACTCAATGACCTGGTGAGTGAAAAAAAACAAATGCTTGTAGCTCTTGTTTGGAAGCCGAAATCGAATTTCTTTTTTatgtttataaaaaaaaatcccTTTTACCAAATCCAGTCCAGGTGACGTCTTCAATATCTACCTCTTCTAATAGCATTCTCCTTAATCAGATGTACTTTGCCCACATCCTCCATGATGCAGAACTAGGGTTTGTAATGACTAGCTAGGTTTACTTGTTGATAGTTGCTTTGTGGCAGCTAGGAGGATTCACACAACACATAGGCCTTGCCAGCCAGTGGCAACCTAGCCATGCCATTTCTTCGCTGCAGCAGCTAGGTACCAGGCTTGCACAATGCACCAGCTTGATGGACAAGGTTGTGAATGCTTTTATTAAATTAATTTTAAAGAATGCCACTGTTTCACAaactgatgaatgaggaagaagtGCTCTGCTAGTTGGTCTTGCCAGCTGTGTGTCTAGAACTTGCCAAATAGTTCCAGCTGCTACTGCCAGTATGGTAGCTCCCTTGATTGAGGAGAAAGGTCAGTTGAGATTTGTTGCTGAGGAACATAAATGGATGGCAATTAACAAGTCTGTTGTTTGAACTCTTGTTTCTTCAAGTTTTTTTCACAAATGATGCTGTGACAAGCGCATCTCCATTTGATAACTGGCTAGGGGTTCAAGTTCACTTTGAACAACATCTTCTTTAACCTGCAGTGTAGAGTTCATGTAATTGTGTAGTTTCTATCTCAATCCACAAGTACGcttcacagcagcagcagctactacTACTAGCTATCACTCAGAAAAATAGGGAGTATGCACACAACATGCTGAAAAAAAAACTGAGAAAACTGGCATGTTCTTGGACCAAATGAGCTTCCCAGGCCTCATTTATACTCACCAATTGGAAAGCCTAGCAACCTGACTGT
This DNA window, taken from Miscanthus floridulus cultivar M001 chromosome 13, ASM1932011v1, whole genome shotgun sequence, encodes the following:
- the LOC136500396 gene encoding 14-3-3-like protein GF14-C; the encoded protein is MSREENVYMAKLAEQAERYEEMVEYMEKVAKTVDVEELTVEERNLLSVAYKNVIGARRASWRIVSSIEQKEESRKNEEHVNLIKEYRGKIEAELSNICDGILKLLDSHLVPSSTAAESKVFYLKMKGDYHRYLAEFKTGAERKESAESTMVAYKAAQDIALAELAPTHPIRLGLALNFSVFYYEILNSPDKACNLAKQAFDEAISELDTLGEESYKDSTLIMQLLRDNLTLWTSDLTEDGADEGKEASKGDAGEGQ
- the LOC136501611 gene encoding protein CURVATURE THYLAKOID 1A, chloroplastic-like isoform X2, which produces MVAAAAAVRPVSLRRLGALLRAPVPCGLTTSRVAAPFPSRIDSMKISQLQLTATRFSKENNFDEDDELLSELRDKWDATENKSSLALYGAGAILTVWISLVVVKSLDSVPLLPGLLELVGLSYSGWFVYRYLLFQENRKELTELIDDIKRRIIGNDD
- the LOC136501611 gene encoding protein CURVATURE THYLAKOID 1A, chloroplastic-like isoform X1; this translates as MVAAAAAVRPVSLRRLGALLRAPVPCGLTTSRVAAPFPSRIADSMKISQLQLTATRFSKENNFDEDDELLSELRDKWDATENKSSLALYGAGAILTVWISLVVVKSLDSVPLLPGLLELVGLSYSGWFVYRYLLFQENRKELTELIDDIKRRIIGNDD